The genomic region GACAGCTACTGCAACAAAGACTAAAGCTGCAACCAAAACTGCACCTGCAACACCACCAATAACGTAGTTACGCTTCTGAGCGTTGCTTGGTGGTTCTGCCGTGTAAACTTTGGGTTCTACAGCAAAGTTATTTAAACGACCGCCTTCTTCGGTGGTATAGGGCATGAATCAAGTCCTTTCTACTTTTCTTTGCTTAACTGTAACAAAAAATAGTAGAAATACTCTCTTACTTTGGTTAAGAAAATTTACATATGCGGGAGTCGATAGGGGCGCTTTCTCTGTGCGCCCGCACAAAAGAGTCGGGAATCGGGGAAACTGGGGCTTTAGCTAGTAACAGTGCCGCTAAGAGGGGAACTAGCGATCGCGTAATCTTTGATTGGTATCCGTCCGGCTAGGTAGGCGAGTCGTCCAGCTTCAGTGGCTAATTTCATACCGCGTGCCATAGCTGGGGGATTTTTAGCTTGAGCGATCGCCGTGTTAATGAGTAAAGCATCTGCTCCCAACTCCATTGCTTGCGCGGCTTCGCTAGGCGTGCCAATTCCCGCATCAACCACCACTGGCACGCCAGCATTTTCAATAATGATTTGAATATTTGCCGTTGTTTTCAGTCCTTGTCCAGAACCAATTGGAGAAGCCAAAGGCATCACAGTCACGCAGCCAGCTTCCTCCAACCGTTTCGCCAGCATCGGATCGGCATTGATGTAAGGTAATACGGCGAAACCTTC from Chroococcidiopsis sp. SAG 2025 harbors:
- the psb34 gene encoding photosystem II assembly protein Psb34; amino-acid sequence: MPYTTEEGGRLNNFAVEPKVYTAEPPSNAQKRNYVIGGVAGAVLVAALVFVAVAVSGAS